In uncultured Fibrobacter sp., a single genomic region encodes these proteins:
- a CDS encoding fibrobacter succinogenes major paralogous domain-containing protein — protein sequence MGSLYDDRDGKTYKTVKIGEQEWMAENLNYDVQNYKSSYRSWCYDNKDGKDGEVDNCQKYGRLYRWSVAIDSLTLAQEQGATCGYNTAGVGNCFVPNNWKGICPDGWHLPTTNEWNDLADSVGGSSFAGKNLKSSEGWDLIGGVNGSDEFCFSGLPAGYRNGSGKFATDYTYFWTADKSKNLSYRAYAMGIPYQKDVFVTGDRDVGVNAYSIRCVKN from the coding sequence ATGGGCTCTTTATACGATGACCGTGATGGCAAAACGTACAAGACCGTAAAAATTGGCGAACAAGAATGGATGGCTGAAAATTTGAATTACGATGTCCAAAATTATAAAAGTAGTTATCGTAGTTGGTGTTATGACAATAAGGATGGTAAAGATGGCGAGGTTGACAACTGCCAAAAGTATGGCCGTCTTTATCGTTGGTCTGTCGCAATAGATTCTTTGACTTTAGCGCAAGAACAAGGAGCAACTTGCGGGTATAATACGGCCGGAGTGGGAAATTGTTTTGTTCCAAATAATTGGAAAGGAATTTGTCCAGATGGTTGGCATTTACCAACAACAAATGAATGGAATGACTTAGCAGATTCTGTTGGTGGCTCTAGTTTCGCGGGAAAGAACTTGAAAAGTTCAGAAGGATGGGATTTGATAGGTGGTGTTAATGGTTCTGATGAATTCTGCTTTTCAGGGTTGCCTGCTGGTTATCGAAATGGGTCGGGTAAATTTGCTACAGATTACACATATTTTTGGACTGCTGATAAGTCTAAAAATCTGTCATATAGAGCTTATGCAATGGGTATTCCATATCAAAAAGATGTTTTCGTAACGGGCGATAGAGATGTTGGTGTTAATGCATATTCAATTCGATGTGTGAAAAATTAA
- a CDS encoding fibrobacter succinogenes major paralogous domain-containing protein gives MKNVFGKMMVLVALVPLVCTAAPQTGNFRDTRDGKTYRTVVVGSRTWMAENLAYNVKGSACYDNKPENCTKYGRLYNYEMATKACPSGWHLPDNDEWKRFRTFIEDSDGKEAAWVSLKSRDKWDGSDRYGFDVVPAGKATDEFVELGVSAHFWSATSEDGDAYGWHLAPPGDFGVDFDISSNMYSVRCLKNY, from the coding sequence ATGAAGAATGTCTTTGGAAAAATGATGGTCCTCGTGGCTCTTGTCCCGCTTGTGTGTACCGCCGCTCCGCAGACAGGGAATTTTCGCGATACCCGCGATGGCAAAACCTACAGGACGGTTGTTGTTGGGAGCCGCACATGGATGGCGGAGAACCTTGCTTATAACGTGAAGGGAAGCGCCTGTTACGATAACAAGCCCGAGAACTGCACAAAGTATGGCCGCCTCTACAATTACGAGATGGCGACAAAGGCTTGCCCTTCGGGATGGCACCTGCCCGATAACGACGAGTGGAAACGTTTCCGCACTTTTATCGAAGATAGCGACGGCAAGGAAGCCGCATGGGTGAGCCTAAAGTCCCGTGATAAGTGGGACGGCAGCGACCGCTACGGGTTCGATGTCGTGCCGGCAGGCAAGGCGACCGACGAGTTCGTAGAACTGGGCGTGTCGGCGCATTTCTGGAGTGCCACAAGCGAAGACGGCGATGCCTACGGTTGGCACCTCGCGCCTCCGGGCGATTTCGGTGTGGATTTCGACATCAGCAGCAACATGTATTCCGTGCGCTGCCTCAAGAATTACTAA
- a CDS encoding bile acid:sodium symporter family protein — MFKIVRAFCHVLSSYASPFVIASAIVAFFLPIAFGWVHGNVSSVILGIIMLSMGLTLSVEDFRILFRRPLDILLGAAAQYTIMPLVAFTLTKVFGLDPYLAVGIILVGCCPGGVSSNIMSFLAKGDVAYSVGMTTVSTLLAPIMTPLLVLWLADTSINVNAIGMFLNILYVTILPVTIGFLLNYFLGKRPIFKEIQADMPAVSVIGLMLIVGGVVVTVRPQLLTNGIGLIFLVLAVVFCHNALGYILGYSVGRLFKFSTAKKRTIAIEVGVQNAGMATVLAAGFFANPENVAAHPEAVLCVVPCALSCAYHSISGTVLANYFGWRDKKSSV; from the coding sequence ATGTTTAAGATAGTTAGGGCTTTCTGCCACGTTCTCTCTTCTTACGCTTCCCCATTCGTCATCGCAAGCGCCATCGTCGCATTCTTCCTCCCCATCGCCTTCGGCTGGGTCCACGGCAACGTTTCATCCGTCATTCTCGGCATCATCATGCTCAGCATGGGGCTCACGCTTTCGGTCGAGGATTTCCGCATTCTCTTTAGGCGCCCGCTCGACATATTGCTCGGGGCCGCCGCGCAATACACCATCATGCCGCTCGTCGCCTTTACGCTTACCAAGGTATTCGGCCTTGACCCATACCTTGCCGTAGGCATCATTCTGGTCGGGTGCTGCCCGGGCGGAGTTTCGAGCAACATCATGAGTTTCCTCGCCAAGGGCGATGTCGCTTACTCCGTGGGCATGACAACCGTATCGACCTTGCTCGCCCCCATCATGACTCCGCTTTTGGTACTTTGGCTTGCCGACACGAGCATCAACGTGAACGCCATCGGGATGTTCCTGAACATTCTCTATGTCACCATCCTCCCGGTAACTATCGGCTTCCTGCTCAATTATTTCTTAGGGAAACGCCCCATATTCAAGGAAATCCAGGCAGACATGCCGGCCGTCAGCGTCATCGGGCTCATGCTGATCGTGGGCGGAGTTGTCGTGACTGTGCGCCCGCAACTTTTGACAAACGGAATCGGCCTTATCTTCCTCGTGCTTGCCGTTGTATTTTGCCATAACGCGCTCGGGTACATCCTGGGCTACAGCGTGGGCAGGCTATTCAAGTTCAGCACCGCCAAAAAACGCACCATCGCAATTGAAGTCGGCGTGCAGAACGCCGGCATGGCCACAGTCCTTGCCGCAGGGTTCTTCGCCAATCCCGAAAACGTGGCGGCACACCCCGAAGCTGTGCTCTGCGTCGTGCCCTGCGCACTTAGCTGCGCGTACCACTCTATTAGCGGGACCGTCCTTGCCAACTACTTCGGCTGGCGAGACAAGAAATCTTCTGTTTAG
- a CDS encoding alanine/glycine:cation symporter family protein, whose translation MFEILHPVVSTLNTVLYDFYIIPLFLIVAGIFLSIRLGFPQIRHLFEMLRVTREKPLHEHGISSFGALMVSTASRVGTGNIVGVSTAICLGGAGAIFWMWFITVIGAASAFVESTLAQIYKRHDNITGHSYGGPSYYIQTALGMRWLGILFSVFVLITYIIGYNLLASYNIQDSLSNYEFYDKSSTPVITGIILAVLFAVCIWGGAKKITTITSYLVPLMGTIYVLVALGIIIYNISNVPAMFATIFKSAFSFNAGFGGFAGSCIMYGIKRGLYSNEAGMGSAPNASASASVSHPVKQGLVQSLSVFIDTLLICSATALMCLSCDVEPTKEISGILYVQKSLTSVLGTHGALFITFSMCLFGYTTLIGNYYYTEGCLRFILNKRPNNVTRNIFKAIATVIVFAGAISSASFAWDSADLCQGLMVLVNIPVILILSPIAFKALKNYTEQKKKGVEPVYIAEECGVKQPTDYWVKQR comes from the coding sequence ATGTTTGAGATACTGCATCCCGTCGTTTCGACATTAAATACTGTACTATACGATTTCTACATCATCCCGCTATTCCTGATAGTGGCAGGCATTTTCCTTTCGATCCGCTTGGGCTTTCCGCAAATTCGGCACCTCTTCGAAATGCTCCGCGTCACCCGCGAAAAACCGCTGCACGAACACGGCATTTCATCGTTCGGTGCATTGATGGTTTCAACCGCATCGCGCGTGGGGACAGGAAACATCGTCGGCGTGTCAACCGCCATCTGCCTCGGCGGCGCAGGCGCCATTTTCTGGATGTGGTTCATTACAGTCATCGGGGCGGCATCCGCTTTCGTTGAATCTACGCTCGCACAGATTTACAAGCGCCACGACAATATCACGGGGCATTCCTATGGCGGTCCTTCGTATTATATCCAGACAGCACTTGGCATGCGCTGGTTGGGCATACTCTTCTCCGTCTTCGTGCTCATCACCTATATCATCGGCTATAACCTGCTCGCCTCTTACAACATCCAGGATTCCCTTTCTAACTACGAATTCTACGACAAGAGTTCCACGCCGGTCATCACCGGTATCATCCTTGCTGTACTTTTCGCTGTGTGCATCTGGGGCGGAGCAAAGAAAATTACCACGATTACGAGTTATCTCGTCCCGCTCATGGGCACTATATACGTTCTTGTAGCCCTAGGCATTATCATATACAACATTTCAAACGTCCCGGCAATGTTTGCGACAATTTTCAAGAGCGCCTTCTCGTTCAACGCCGGCTTCGGCGGATTCGCCGGAAGCTGCATCATGTACGGCATCAAGCGCGGGCTCTACTCCAACGAAGCGGGCATGGGCTCTGCACCGAACGCGAGTGCAAGCGCAAGCGTGTCGCACCCGGTCAAGCAAGGTCTCGTGCAGTCGCTCTCCGTATTCATCGACACATTGCTTATCTGTTCGGCTACCGCATTGATGTGCCTTTCGTGCGACGTGGAACCGACCAAGGAAATTTCCGGCATTCTCTACGTCCAGAAATCGCTGACATCCGTCTTGGGCACTCATGGAGCCTTGTTCATCACGTTCTCCATGTGCCTTTTCGGCTATACCACGCTCATCGGCAACTATTACTACACCGAAGGTTGCTTGCGATTCATCTTGAACAAGCGCCCGAATAACGTCACTCGCAATATTTTCAAGGCGATTGCCACGGTCATCGTCTTTGCGGGAGCGATTTCCAGCGCCTCGTTTGCCTGGGACAGCGCCGACCTTTGCCAAGGACTCATGGTCCTCGTGAACATCCCCGTCATCCTGATTCTTTCGCCCATTGCCTTCAAGGCACTCAAGAACTACACCGAGCAAAAGAAGAAAGGTGTCGAACCGGTTTACATCGCCGAGGAATGCGGAGTGAAGCAACCCACCGACTACTGGGTAAAGCAAAGATAA
- a CDS encoding TIGR02147 family protein, producing the protein MKSVLEYKDYHLFMQDYYDERKRLGAFSWREFCKSAGFTSPNFLKLVCMGQSKLSKIKARAVAQAMKLVDYEEDYFCELVTFCNAEKDSVKKDALLEMQKIALEHKVRVVDGEAFQYYESWKYPVLRELVPMMPGATARDIAEECKEHVSAEEVHDILSFLVKAGFLKKDGEKVYSQTEQTVIGSKEALPIAIRSMHREMANMAVRAVDRYSPNERFFTGVTLSVNQEASNRIVEEINACCKKVLSIANEYKDLDQVCRINFQFFPVTEKIKEVRHA; encoded by the coding sequence ATGAAATCGGTACTTGAATACAAAGACTATCACCTCTTTATGCAGGATTATTACGACGAACGCAAGCGTCTCGGTGCGTTCTCGTGGCGCGAATTCTGCAAGAGTGCCGGCTTTACGTCTCCGAATTTTTTGAAACTCGTGTGCATGGGCCAGAGCAAACTTTCCAAGATCAAGGCACGTGCTGTGGCGCAGGCCATGAAACTCGTCGATTACGAGGAAGATTACTTTTGCGAACTCGTCACGTTCTGCAATGCCGAGAAGGATTCCGTCAAGAAGGATGCTCTCCTTGAAATGCAGAAAATCGCTCTGGAACACAAAGTGCGCGTCGTCGACGGCGAGGCCTTCCAGTATTATGAATCTTGGAAGTATCCGGTGTTGAGGGAACTTGTCCCGATGATGCCGGGGGCAACAGCCCGCGATATCGCCGAAGAATGCAAGGAGCACGTGTCGGCAGAAGAAGTTCACGACATCCTGAGTTTCTTGGTCAAGGCCGGATTCCTGAAAAAGGACGGCGAGAAGGTCTATTCGCAGACGGAACAGACTGTCATCGGCTCGAAGGAAGCATTGCCCATCGCGATCCGTTCTATGCACAGGGAAATGGCGAACATGGCGGTACGTGCTGTAGATCGCTATTCTCCGAACGAACGCTTTTTTACCGGGGTCACGCTCAGCGTAAACCAAGAAGCGAGCAACAGAATTGTCGAAGAAATCAACGCTTGCTGCAAAAAAGTGCTATCTATTGCAAATGAATACAAGGACCTGGACCAGGTCTGCCGAATCAATTTTCAGTTTTTCCCGGTAACGGAAAAGATCAAGGAGGTACGCCATGCTTAA
- a CDS encoding GH116 family glycosyl hydrolase, with amino-acid sequence MSIKEYLAGAKQAGSVQKLMTPGLAVEFIQPWYTPLSTTPSTTGIAVGGIGSTFTATPAGTTPVMNVMPGVQVRTEKPSDLRFNNFFFRESVIGAKAALEIGDFAGFTQMLAKYPLVDAKGEALFSAAELANQKKAEAKLNKAIAEKDFFKNNAAAFERWHIEWSDRTAALLNKAGAELNRSAVIDFFNGVVGEKVVRQGALTAAWANDNVFLGQAGYDAAKMQYAALYPVSETKYEGKGVQITKTQSSYVTPGDERLSSLPVNATVFTLENTTKETREITIVQVQDCIAGYMAKKDRQGVQDSSFVLVPSARFPKGVKFSKQAKDGREVRGLEFYNEKPLAESDFNGCMGVSVAWNKKDNLNVSVKPMFYQDDAASVLKGALRSGRVCEAWVKNVYSGRETMAGAVAVTAVLKPKQKVSFQFNLVLDFPEIKLNKLTSAKKYTTFFPEAYGRVGAILEEALAADKNMDARLKAFEALVPKKAVAKLYKTAAKQDEFKSLAINTLSFLAEATVWDKDDRFLVRECADYPFFNSLDVYFYGSFSLMALMPRLDGVVMKRFGDAILAVNDNRRRHHEYVNHPFADLPDPKLEGPRAVRGAVIHDLGSPFDAEPDAYDWHNVKEWKDLAPKYVLMVLRHYVKTQDIENLKDCKEAVYAAMQYLEKMVNEGENFPLTHGTDDTFDNLSSHGISVYCGSLWIAGLRAAAKIAEILGDKQQADTWNAKADAANKEFDEALWDEAEGYYHFFVTPMEAKDVVADKLPQLADAIKETLAIDGSDVKAALKAINEWLNSGEIPSDVELSKNELRGLKKAWLTAQCKEAFTASWNAKIANDCDDVFADTMLADTYLRLLGLKPISDEKKAKANLLRVFNTNYKANSPLIGAANLVRKDGSPLDEFNFQAHDVWIGIQYSIMCAMMHHGLEKQAADMGDSMIRNLYEEARIPFAAPEGFNGSCRLHPEALVKAFNLSATAADKMHKELLKKGALLADSRISPKLPRNLPAFTKAFGSIAKANKVEASALFMLLHSTALKYTAGKYFRPGMVFALLY; translated from the coding sequence ATGAGCATTAAAGAATACCTCGCCGGCGCCAAACAGGCCGGTTCCGTCCAGAAGCTGATGACCCCGGGCCTCGCCGTGGAATTTATCCAGCCCTGGTACACCCCGCTTTCTACGACTCCCTCTACCACGGGTATTGCTGTCGGCGGTATCGGCTCGACATTCACCGCCACGCCTGCGGGCACCACTCCCGTGATGAACGTGATGCCGGGCGTGCAGGTCCGCACCGAAAAGCCTTCTGACCTCCGCTTCAACAACTTCTTCTTCCGCGAATCCGTGATTGGCGCGAAGGCAGCGCTCGAAATCGGCGACTTCGCCGGCTTCACGCAGATGCTCGCCAAGTACCCGCTCGTGGACGCGAAGGGCGAAGCACTCTTCAGCGCCGCCGAACTGGCCAACCAGAAGAAGGCCGAGGCCAAGCTCAACAAGGCTATCGCCGAGAAGGATTTCTTCAAGAACAATGCCGCCGCGTTTGAACGCTGGCACATCGAATGGAGCGACCGCACCGCCGCCCTCCTGAACAAGGCCGGTGCCGAACTCAACCGCAGCGCCGTCATCGACTTCTTCAACGGTGTCGTGGGCGAAAAGGTTGTGCGTCAGGGCGCCCTCACCGCCGCTTGGGCAAACGACAATGTATTCCTGGGCCAAGCCGGTTACGATGCCGCCAAGATGCAGTACGCCGCCCTCTACCCCGTGAGCGAAACCAAGTACGAAGGCAAGGGTGTTCAGATTACCAAGACCCAGTCCAGCTACGTGACTCCGGGTGACGAACGCCTCTCCAGCCTCCCGGTGAACGCTACCGTGTTCACTCTCGAAAATACCACCAAGGAAACCCGCGAAATCACGATCGTGCAGGTGCAGGACTGCATCGCCGGTTACATGGCCAAGAAGGACCGCCAAGGCGTTCAGGATTCTAGCTTCGTGCTCGTTCCGTCTGCACGTTTCCCGAAGGGCGTGAAGTTCAGCAAGCAGGCCAAGGACGGTCGCGAAGTCCGCGGTCTCGAATTCTACAACGAAAAGCCGCTCGCCGAAAGCGATTTCAATGGTTGCATGGGCGTGTCTGTCGCTTGGAACAAGAAGGATAACCTGAACGTTTCCGTGAAGCCGATGTTCTACCAGGATGACGCCGCCTCCGTGCTGAAGGGCGCCCTCCGCAGCGGTCGCGTTTGCGAAGCCTGGGTCAAGAACGTTTACAGCGGCCGCGAAACGATGGCCGGTGCCGTCGCCGTTACTGCGGTTCTCAAGCCGAAGCAGAAGGTCAGCTTCCAGTTCAACCTGGTACTCGACTTCCCCGAAATCAAGCTGAACAAGCTTACTTCCGCCAAGAAGTACACCACGTTCTTCCCCGAAGCCTATGGCCGCGTGGGCGCTATCCTCGAAGAAGCCCTCGCCGCCGACAAAAACATGGACGCACGCCTCAAGGCATTCGAAGCTCTAGTCCCGAAGAAGGCCGTGGCCAAGCTTTACAAGACGGCTGCCAAGCAGGACGAATTCAAGAGCCTCGCCATCAACACGCTCAGCTTCCTCGCCGAAGCCACCGTGTGGGACAAGGATGACCGCTTCCTCGTCCGCGAATGCGCCGACTATCCGTTCTTCAACTCCCTCGACGTTTACTTCTACGGCAGCTTCAGCCTGATGGCTCTGATGCCGCGCCTCGACGGCGTGGTCATGAAGCGCTTCGGCGATGCGATTCTCGCCGTGAACGACAACCGTCGCCGTCACCACGAATATGTGAACCACCCGTTCGCTGACCTTCCGGACCCGAAACTTGAAGGCCCGCGCGCCGTGCGTGGCGCCGTGATTCACGACCTCGGAAGTCCCTTCGATGCTGAACCCGATGCCTACGACTGGCACAACGTGAAGGAATGGAAGGATCTCGCTCCGAAGTATGTGTTGATGGTTCTCCGCCACTACGTAAAGACGCAGGATATCGAAAACCTGAAGGATTGCAAGGAAGCCGTTTACGCCGCCATGCAGTACCTCGAAAAGATGGTGAACGAAGGCGAAAACTTCCCGCTCACCCACGGTACCGACGACACGTTCGACAACCTCTCCAGCCATGGCATTTCCGTGTACTGCGGTAGCCTCTGGATTGCAGGCCTCCGCGCCGCCGCCAAGATTGCCGAGATCCTCGGCGACAAGCAGCAGGCAGACACATGGAACGCCAAGGCCGATGCCGCCAACAAGGAATTCGACGAAGCCCTGTGGGACGAAGCCGAAGGCTACTACCACTTCTTCGTGACCCCGATGGAAGCGAAGGACGTTGTGGCTGACAAGCTCCCGCAACTCGCCGACGCCATCAAGGAAACGCTCGCCATCGACGGCAGCGACGTGAAGGCCGCCCTCAAGGCCATCAACGAATGGCTCAACTCCGGTGAAATTCCGAGCGACGTGGAACTTTCGAAGAACGAACTCCGCGGTCTCAAGAAGGCGTGGCTCACCGCCCAGTGCAAGGAAGCCTTTACCGCCAGCTGGAACGCCAAGATCGCCAACGACTGCGACGACGTCTTCGCCGACACGATGCTCGCCGACACCTACCTCCGCCTCCTCGGCCTGAAGCCGATCAGCGACGAAAAGAAGGCCAAGGCGAACCTGCTCCGCGTATTCAACACGAACTACAAGGCCAACAGCCCGCTCATCGGTGCTGCAAACCTCGTGCGCAAGGACGGCTCTCCGCTCGACGAATTCAACTTCCAGGCTCACGACGTGTGGATTGGCATCCAGTACAGCATCATGTGCGCCATGATGCACCACGGCCTCGAAAAGCAGGCTGCCGACATGGGCGATTCCATGATCCGCAACCTCTACGAAGAAGCCCGCATCCCGTTCGCCGCACCGGAAGGATTCAACGGTTCCTGCCGCCTGCACCCGGAAGCGCTCGTGAAGGCATTTAACCTCAGCGCCACCGCCGCCGACAAGATGCACAAGGAACTCCTGAAGAAGGGCGCCCTCCTTGCCGACAGCCGCATCAGCCCGAAACTCCCGCGCAACCTGCCCGCCTTTACCAAGGCATTCGGCAGCATCGCGAAGGCCAACAAGGTTGAAGCAAGCGCGCTGTTCATGCTGCTCCACAGCACGGCGCTCAAGTACACCGCCGGTAAGTACTTCCGCCCCGGCATGGTGTTCGCGCTCCTGTACTAG
- the purN gene encoding phosphoribosylglycinamide formyltransferase, producing MFKIGVMASGGGSNFKAIIDRIGEGDLDAQCKFLISNNGNCGAMEHARAYGIPVYHISGKTHPDPAAYESAMLDVLNLYNVDLLILAGYMKALPLCMLQRMPNRILNIHPSLLPKYGGKGFWGIHVHEAVIAAHDTESGATVHLVSEEIDKGRILAQAKVPVLPDDTPEVLAARVLEQEHNLYWKTVKEYSEKIVESK from the coding sequence ATGTTTAAAATAGGCGTGATGGCTTCCGGTGGTGGAAGCAACTTTAAAGCGATTATTGACCGCATTGGCGAGGGCGACCTCGATGCCCAGTGCAAATTCCTCATTAGTAACAACGGGAACTGCGGTGCGATGGAGCATGCGCGGGCCTACGGGATTCCCGTGTACCATATTTCCGGCAAGACGCACCCGGATCCGGCTGCATACGAGTCGGCTATGCTCGACGTGTTGAACCTCTATAATGTGGATCTTTTGATTTTGGCGGGCTACATGAAGGCGCTTCCGCTTTGCATGTTGCAGAGGATGCCGAACCGCATTTTGAATATCCACCCGTCGCTGTTGCCCAAGTATGGTGGCAAGGGTTTCTGGGGCATTCACGTACACGAGGCCGTGATTGCCGCTCACGACACGGAATCAGGCGCGACGGTTCACCTGGTGAGCGAGGAAATCGACAAGGGTCGCATTCTTGCCCAGGCGAAGGTGCCCGTTTTGCCTGACGATACGCCGGAGGTGCTTGCCGCCCGCGTTCTCGAACAGGAACATAACTTGTACTGGAAGACCGTTAAGGAATACTCGGAGAAAATTGTAGAAAGTAAATAG
- a CDS encoding ribonuclease HII encodes MKFKLPAFLENVSTPVEGEVALRKFAADPASVGCVDSLDLFASAAADASKNVIVVGIDEVGRGPLAGPVVACAAVLKAPDIMPELNDSKKLTRPKREAMFEAVKEACACYAIASASVAEIDEMNILEADFLAMRRALQALGLPGLHETAPEIPVEVNGSFAEILGSPLIAHSSLLIAVDGNLKIHGIPAEIQMPIVKGDGRIASISAASILAKVFRDRYMDKLEEKYPGYGFDKHAGYGTKAHLDAIRRLGQTPEHRKSFHPKSL; translated from the coding sequence ATGAAATTCAAACTGCCAGCATTTCTTGAAAATGTTTCCACTCCGGTGGAGGGGGAGGTGGCTTTGCGCAAATTCGCTGCAGACCCGGCGTCGGTGGGTTGCGTGGATTCGCTTGATCTTTTTGCGTCGGCTGCTGCGGATGCTAGCAAAAACGTAATCGTGGTGGGCATTGACGAGGTGGGGCGCGGTCCGCTTGCGGGCCCTGTGGTGGCATGTGCCGCTGTGCTTAAAGCTCCGGACATCATGCCCGAACTGAACGACTCGAAAAAACTCACTCGGCCCAAACGCGAGGCGATGTTCGAAGCCGTGAAGGAGGCGTGCGCCTGTTATGCGATTGCTAGTGCAAGTGTTGCCGAAATTGACGAGATGAATATTCTGGAAGCGGACTTTTTGGCGATGCGCCGCGCCCTGCAGGCATTGGGCCTGCCCGGCCTCCATGAAACCGCCCCCGAAATTCCCGTTGAAGTGAATGGCTCCTTCGCGGAAATTCTCGGCTCACCGCTCATAGCTCATAGCTCACTGCTCATCGCCGTTGACGGTAACCTCAAAATCCACGGCATCCCGGCTGAAATTCAAATGCCCATCGTCAAGGGCGATGGTCGCATCGCGAGCATCTCGGCGGCCTCTATCTTGGCCAAGGTTTTCCGTGACCGGTACATGGACAAACTCGAAGAAAAGTACCCAGGTTACGGCTTCGACAAACACGCCGGATACGGGACAAAAGCTCATCTGGACGCCATCCGCCGTTTAGGACAAACTCCGGAGCACCGCAAGTCGTTCCATCCAAAATCCCTTTAA
- a CDS encoding MotA/TolQ/ExbB proton channel family protein: MNNSVPLLQMVAQSDIATIVVLCILAIMSFGSWGIMIVKYFEYKKNQRTNAEFFRKFSTVSQFVQLQGLCESADDSALRRLTAEVLKEASKFSNFVSYDSIQHRASLLEDTIQRSIEGLRLNEDKYLSFLATSSNLAPFFGLLGTVWGIMVAFFQIGQHGSADLTVVAPGIAMALITTVGGLVVAIPASAAYNYFTSRNSQNEISYFNFGSQVLSLFKRGDLLALEEVAG; this comes from the coding sequence TTGAACAATTCTGTCCCTCTTCTCCAAATGGTGGCGCAGTCCGACATTGCGACCATCGTTGTCCTTTGCATCCTTGCCATCATGTCCTTCGGGTCTTGGGGCATCATGATTGTCAAATACTTCGAATACAAGAAAAACCAGCGCACCAATGCGGAATTTTTCCGCAAGTTCAGCACGGTTTCTCAGTTCGTGCAGCTCCAGGGGCTTTGCGAATCTGCCGACGATAGCGCGCTTCGCCGCCTCACCGCCGAAGTTCTTAAGGAAGCCTCCAAGTTCAGTAACTTCGTGAGTTACGACTCCATCCAGCACCGCGCTTCTCTCTTGGAAGATACCATCCAGCGCTCTATCGAAGGCCTGCGCCTCAACGAAGACAAGTACCTGAGTTTCCTCGCAACCAGTTCCAATTTGGCCCCGTTCTTCGGCCTCTTGGGTACGGTGTGGGGCATCATGGTAGCCTTTTTCCAGATTGGCCAGCACGGCTCGGCAGACTTGACTGTCGTGGCGCCGGGTATCGCTATGGCTCTTATTACGACGGTCGGTGGCCTCGTGGTCGCCATTCCGGCCTCTGCTGCATATAACTATTTCACATCCCGCAATAGCCAGAACGAAATTTCCTACTTCAACTTCGGTTCCCAGGTCTTGAGTCTCTTCAAACGCGGCGACTTGCTTGCCCTGGAAGAAGTTGCCGGCTAG
- a CDS encoding biopolymer transporter ExbD has product MKRSRGKELKQEMNLTNMIDIVFAILIVFIISAPLMSQGVKVDLPKAEAPTMEQEKLLKVSITKNEEIYIADMMVDFSSFNSVFKSLWNGEMAVVINSDEDVHYGLVMKVVTQVQKLGVTKLGFLTLNPKDKPGK; this is encoded by the coding sequence GTGAAGCGCAGTCGCGGAAAAGAACTCAAGCAGGAAATGAACCTTACGAACATGATCGATATCGTGTTCGCGATTCTCATTGTGTTCATTATCTCTGCCCCGCTCATGAGCCAGGGGGTCAAGGTGGACTTGCCCAAGGCCGAAGCCCCGACCATGGAGCAGGAAAAGCTTTTAAAGGTTTCCATTACCAAGAACGAGGAAATCTATATCGCCGATATGATGGTCGATTTTTCCAGTTTCAATAGCGTGTTCAAGTCGCTGTGGAATGGCGAGATGGCTGTAGTCATCAACTCCGACGAGGATGTTCACTATGGTCTCGTGATGAAGGTCGTGACTCAGGTCCAGAAACTTGGGGTGACCAAACTCGGGTTCCTTACGTTGAATCCTAAGGACAAACCGGGTAAATGA